In Mycteria americana isolate JAX WOST 10 ecotype Jacksonville Zoo and Gardens chromosome 4, USCA_MyAme_1.0, whole genome shotgun sequence, the genomic stretch CAGACATTGCCAAATTACGCTTTTGTGAATTATTGAATGATGGGACTAGATTGggccagaaatgcagaaatttccaGTGCACTTCCATTAACTATAACCATGTTTCTTACAGAACCATCATCCCTATCTTGTGCATTATATACTTCAGAACCATAAAACAATCATCTGCTCAGAATGTTCCTTTTTGATCCTCACTGGCATATTCAAAAGAGGATCGGTTTGAGGAAGCTGATTTTGAAACTAAATTTCACATCACTCCAGAATACTAAAATCAGTGGATTTAACAAAGATGCTGGCTTGAAAGCCCGTCACACTCTACACAATCCTTGTAAAGCAAGGTTGATGAACATTCATTCCTAGACCCTTTTCCTACAAATGGTGTAACTGACCAAGAACCAGAAACACCTGCTTTTAACCTGCAGATTCCCttggattttgctgctgctttgtcacaTCTGGTGGCCGTAATCATGATTGCATGGTCACTTCACCTGGACATAAGTAAGGGTCACCAAAGCGGAGGTTTGCCACTTTCCTGTCATATCTAGTGACATATTCCTATTACTTCCGATGTGACAACACTAGCACTTGTACAGTTGTGTGTTGTGCTTATATGTATCTGATGGCAGCCACAGTAGCAGGAGGGAGGCTCACTGCTAAGAGGAAGTGGTTGGTAGTACTCCTTTTATAGCAGCCAAGACTGATACTCACCTGATGTGACTGTGGAATCATATCTAAAGTCACTGATGACCTATTTACACTTAAAATGACTAGTTAGCTTTCTAGTTTGAAGTGGCAGGTAATGGCAGATAATCCATTATCTCTGAAATGCATCTACTAGTTATCTCTCTGAAGCTGCAAAATACAAGTTTCCAGAAGTGGTATCTGCAGTAGGTATCTAATAGCACAGCTGTATGCtactgggtggaaaaaaaaatggctaatgttaattttcttgttATTCTTGGGTATCTATGTGCCAAGTGCTAAGTGAatggtttctgtttcatttttctttctggatccTGGTGCTATAAACCATGTCAACTGTATATAACTAAGTCTTCATTAgcacactgaaattttttttttaatgatgagtcactggaaaaataacattaatattaTAAAATTTGATTCATTactcaaataaaaatgctgaattgGGAGCGTGGTCTCTTCATTCACTCATGCAGTTTTGCTTATCTACAGTTGTACTGTAAACTATTTTGTTAAGGATATACTTATTTTTGTTAGGAAGGAACAACTGATCCAGCTGTCAGTATTCTAAAATATTAGGAAGATTGTCTTTGACACTGGAGAAGATTCTTGAACCCACGTCAAACAAACAGAACTGTTAGTTGATAGATTCAGGGCCAAATCCTGATTTTATATCACTATACGCATCATTGTCTTTGGGTCAGCTTTTCAGTGGGGGGAACTGAGAAGGTCCTTAGCAGAGCAGAGTTCTGCTACAGTCATTTCACTAAGAATTAAAGGACTATCTTGCAGCCATGCTggataaaaggaggaagaaagtatGGATTAGAGCCCACCAGCTAATACCCTCCCCTTCCCATTCCATTTAAGCAGAGTTTGTATGAAATGGAGAATCCAGGCTCTCAGTGTCAATGACAGCCATCTGTATGTATCTAAAGCTAAGTATGGCTTTCATTTACTACATCAATTTTCTTCCACaaatcaaaacccaaaaaatatacaaatgaaaCCACAgctcttgttttggttttttggtttggttttttttttaattgtttcaggCTTTCCAAAGGGGTAAAAAACTGTATTTGAGCTAATTTATGTCAGAACAGACGATCTCCATTAAAATTTTCTCAAGTAAGCGGTAGTTTCATCACATCACTGCTTTTTGTATTGGTGTCTTCATGAGCAGAAACATTTTGCACTGACAGTGCCACCATACTCGTAATATcctttttggggttttcttctaAGTCGGTTTCTATTGCTCCAACTTCTGCTAGTTTCCATTCAAGCTCTGTAAAAACAAATGACTATTCTGATTATTGCAATAAACTCCCACTTAAGAGGAAAAGGACTTTTATTAAAGCTCAAGCTCTatctcaacaacaacaaaaaagagagccATCCTTGTGGCAAAACAACTTTATCTCAGTAAAATATCTAACTGTGAAATTGCAAAATATCCATGCTTATCCAATATTCTTACCACAAAATTacataaattatttgctttttgtagacttttttctacaaaaatattcaaaaattttTTCCACCTTTAAGCAGTGATCTTAAGATCTAATGATTACAACATAAAATTTTCTACAAcgtgaattatttaaaaatacttctcatACCTTCCACTTTAAGATATATTCCCCCACATTCAGCTACTCCAATGAACCTGCCTTTTATTTCACCAGTTTTATATACAAGTATTGTGGGTAAATATCTGTCATAGTAATTCTGAATGCAGCTGTTTACAGTGGCTTTGAGAAACTTGACTTCTGGAAACTTTCTGGCTAGCAGGCTGAGATGTTCGTTAACCAGTAAACACATTGGGGTGctagaaaagaataagaaagtcTCATGACACTTCTGGTGTAAATGATCTGTAAAATAActaaagttattaaaaacaaagcctttGAAGAATAAGTGTACCTT encodes the following:
- the PDCL2 gene encoding phosducin-like protein 2 — encoded protein: MDKVKDPNEDTEWNDILRDFGILPPKDEIEETVLHLQREAEVKPYERMNLEELKEAEDDFDEADRKAIEIYRQQRLQEWKCLQRMQKYGELREICGEQYVKEVTNAPEDVWVIIHLYRSSTPMCLLVNEHLSLLARKFPEVKFLKATVNSCIQNYYDRYLPTILVYKTGEIKGRFIGVAECGGIYLKVEELEWKLAEVGAIETDLEENPKKDITSMVALSVQNVSAHEDTNTKSSDVMKLPLT